A single Amphiura filiformis chromosome 8, Afil_fr2py, whole genome shotgun sequence DNA region contains:
- the LOC140159084 gene encoding succinyl-CoA:glutarate CoA-transferase-like: MFHHGYLTRIGKLFTDVPVGQIAARQWLPQQPWIRTGRCRCSTSSQVHRPLEGIRILDLTRVLAGPFCAMLLGDLGAEVIKVERPDGGDDTRSWGPPFVADQSCYFLSVNRNKKSIGVNIRSPGGVQIIHDLAQKSDVVLENYIPGKLDQLGVGYKDLRKVAPSIIYCSITGYGSDGPYSKRGGYDVVGAALSGLLHITGPQDGEPCRVGVAMTDMTTGLYAHGAIMAALLHRYKTGEGQKIDCNLLSSQVSIMTHIAANYLISGWEARRWGTGHESIVPYQAFKTKDDKYLIVGAGNQNLFEILCKRIGAEQLLEDSRYQDNQSRVENRESLIAALSEIFSQKEMSVWLAKFEGYGLPYGPIQNMQQVFSDPQVLHNNMIQEFQHSTAGTVRVPGPAVKYSTIDTSHCTAPPRLSEHTQEVLQEMLGYSDDKIQQLHQDGAIGILKDGQNAG; encoded by the exons ATGTTTCATCATGGATACCTCACAAGAATTGGCAAGCTGTTTACAGATGTACCAGTGGGACAGATTGCGGCAAGACAATGGCTGCCTCAACAACCATGGATCAGAACAG GTAGGTGTAGGTGCTCAACCTCATCCCAAGTACACAGGCCATTAGAGGGCATACGGATCCTGGATCTAACAAG AGTTCTAGCTGGTCCATTTTGCGCCATGCTTCTTGGTGATCTGGGAGCTGAAGTTATCAAAGTGGAAAGACCGG ATGGCGGGGATGATACACGTTCATGGGGACCACCCTTCGTTGCAGACCAGAGCTGTTATTTTCTGAGCGTTAATCGTAACAAAAAG aGCATTGGTGTGAATATACGGAGCCCAGGAGGAGTGCAAATTATCCACGAT CTGGCTCAGAAAAGTGATGTTGTGTTAGAAAACTATATTCCAGGCAAATTAGATCAGTTGGGTGTTGGATACAAGGATCTTCGAAAAGTAGCGCCCTCAATTATATACTGTTCCATAACAG GTTATGGTTCTGATGGCCCATATTCCAAAAGAGGTGGTTATGATGTTGTAGGAGCTGCCTTGTCTGGACTACTGCATATCACAGGACCACAG GATGGTGAGCCATGTCGTGTTGGTGTCGCTATGACAGACATGACAACAGGCTTGTATGCTCATGGAGCCATCATGGCTGCCCTACTACACAGATACAAGACTGGAGAAGGACAGAAAATTGACTGTAATCTACTATCATCACAG GTGTCTATAATGACCCATATTGCAGCCAACTATCTTATATCAGGTTGGGAAGCCAGGCGGTGGGGGACAGGGCATGAGAGTATAGTTCCATATCAAGCCTTCAAAACCAAAGATGACAAATACCTCATAGTAGGTGCTGGAAACCAAAACCTCTTTGAAATATTATGTAAG AGGATTGGTGCCGAACAATTGCTAGAAGACAGCAGGTACCAGGACAATCAGAGTAGGGTTGAGAATAGGGAATCACTCATAGCAGCATTATCTGAAAT ATTTTCCCAAAAAGAAATGTCTGTGTGGCTGGCAAAGTTTGAAGGGTATGGTCTTCCATATGGTCCTATCCAAAATATGCAGCAAGTATTCAGTGATCCTCAAGTGCTACATAATAATATGATTCAAGAATTCCAACATAGTACTGCAGGCACAGTTAGAGTTCCAG gtCCAGCTGTCAAATACAGTACAATTGACACAAGTCACTGCACAGCGCCACCTAGGCTAAGCGAACACACGCAGGAGGTATTACAAGAAATGCTAGGATACTCCGATGACAAGATTCAACAACTTCATCAAGACGGTGCAATAGGAATTTTAAAAGATGGACAAAATGCAggctga